The following proteins come from a genomic window of Paenibacillus sp. CAA11:
- a CDS encoding nucleotide sugar dehydrogenase has protein sequence MNTPKETADSLLQESLLQRLNDRTAVIGVIGLGYVGLPLSVEKAKAGYHVIGFDVQAGKIDMVNAGYNYIGDVVDEDLRLMVESGRLRATADYAFLREVDAVAICVPTPLDLYRQPDTSYVENSVREIAKELHPGMLVVLESTTYPGTTEELIRPILEATGLVCGRDFFLAYSPERVDPGNKSYNTKNTPKVVGGITPACSQIAAALYRQVLEGEVKVVSSPAVAEMEKIYENTFRHINIALANEMALLCSRMNIDVWEVIEAAGTKPYGFMAFYPGPGLGGHCIPVDPFYLTWKAKEYNYHTRLIELAGEINNAMPEFVVQRIGDVLNEHRKAVSGSTVYLLGAAYKKDIDDYRESPVLKMIELLESKGAKVIISDTHIRSIRHRQREYACEEMTPQLLASADIAVITTDHSGFDYELIAKESRILFDTRGALRSRKGLKPEAYYLL, from the coding sequence ATGAACACGCCTAAGGAAACAGCTGACTCGCTGCTGCAGGAGAGTCTGCTGCAGCGGCTGAACGACAGAACCGCCGTGATCGGGGTGATCGGACTTGGCTATGTGGGGCTGCCACTCTCGGTAGAGAAAGCCAAGGCCGGCTACCATGTGATTGGATTCGATGTGCAGGCCGGGAAGATTGATATGGTGAACGCCGGCTATAACTACATCGGAGATGTCGTCGATGAGGATCTTCGCCTGATGGTAGAGAGCGGGAGGCTGCGGGCCACCGCCGATTATGCGTTCCTGCGGGAAGTGGATGCGGTGGCGATCTGCGTCCCTACCCCGCTGGATCTTTACCGGCAGCCGGATACGAGCTATGTGGAGAATTCGGTCCGGGAGATTGCCAAGGAGCTTCATCCGGGAATGCTGGTCGTGCTGGAGAGCACGACCTACCCCGGAACGACCGAAGAGCTGATCCGTCCCATTCTGGAAGCGACAGGTCTAGTATGCGGCCGGGATTTCTTTCTGGCCTATTCCCCGGAGCGGGTCGATCCAGGCAACAAGTCCTACAACACGAAGAACACCCCTAAGGTTGTAGGAGGTATAACGCCTGCATGCTCTCAGATTGCCGCAGCCTTATACCGGCAGGTGCTGGAGGGGGAAGTGAAGGTGGTTTCAAGTCCGGCAGTGGCTGAGATGGAGAAGATCTATGAGAACACCTTCCGCCACATCAATATTGCCCTTGCCAATGAGATGGCGCTGCTGTGCAGCCGGATGAATATTGACGTCTGGGAGGTCATTGAGGCAGCAGGCACGAAGCCTTATGGCTTCATGGCCTTCTATCCGGGACCGGGCCTTGGCGGACACTGTATTCCGGTGGACCCGTTCTACCTTACTTGGAAGGCCAAAGAGTATAACTATCATACGCGGCTGATCGAGCTGGCAGGAGAGATCAACAATGCCATGCCGGAGTTTGTCGTTCAGCGGATCGGGGACGTTCTGAACGAGCACCGGAAGGCGGTGAGCGGCTCCACCGTTTATCTGCTGGGTGCTGCTTATAAGAAAGACATTGATGATTACCGGGAGTCGCCGGTACTGAAAATGATAGAACTGCTGGAAAGCAAAGGTGCAAAGGTGATCATCAGCGATACGCATATCCGGAGTATCCGGCACCGCCAGCGGGAGTATGCCTGCGAGGAAATGACACCCCAGCTGCTTGCATCCGCAGATATTGCTGTCATCACAACCGATCATTCCGGTTTTGATTATGAGCTGATTGCTAAGGAAAGCCGGATTCTCTTCGATACCCGCGGCGCGCTGCGCAGCCGGAAAGGTCTGAAGCCGGAGGCTTACTATTTGTTATAA
- a CDS encoding acyltransferase, producing MNYFAHPTAIIDQGAEIGEGTRIWHYSHISPEAVIGQNCTLGQNVYIASRVQIGRGVKIQNNVSVYEGVELEDYVFCGPSMVFTNVATPRSAFPRNTPSDYLQTRVKRGASIGANATIVCGITIGEWALVAAGAVVTRDVPPYALYAGVPAKRTGWVCECGSTLAFVQHQAVCGDCARAYQMEHDQVSKIQEGEGNHGT from the coding sequence ATGAACTATTTCGCACATCCAACAGCTATCATCGATCAGGGAGCCGAGATCGGCGAGGGTACCCGTATCTGGCACTACTCACATATTTCGCCGGAGGCTGTGATCGGTCAGAATTGTACGCTCGGGCAGAACGTCTATATCGCATCAAGAGTTCAGATTGGCCGCGGCGTCAAAATTCAGAACAACGTGTCCGTCTATGAAGGCGTGGAGCTGGAGGACTACGTCTTCTGCGGTCCGAGCATGGTGTTCACCAATGTGGCAACACCAAGGTCGGCCTTCCCGCGCAATACGCCATCTGACTACCTGCAGACACGGGTCAAGCGGGGAGCCTCTATCGGAGCTAACGCCACGATTGTCTGCGGAATCACGATTGGAGAATGGGCGCTAGTTGCTGCGGGGGCTGTCGTTACGAGGGATGTTCCGCCCTATGCCCTCTATGCGGGCGTTCCCGCCAAGCGAACAGGCTGGGTCTGCGAATGCGGCAGCACACTAGCTTTTGTTCAGCATCAGGCCGTCTGCGGGGACTGCGCAAGGGCCTATCAAATGGAGCATGACCAGGTAAGCAAAATTCAAGAAGGCGAGGGTAACCATGGAACCTAG
- a CDS encoding DegT/DnrJ/EryC1/StrS family aminotransferase: protein MEPSVLSSYPGRIPALDLTAETQRLKPQLMAAIEEVLDRGTFIMGPNVKAFEQEAADYLGVRYAVSMNSGTDALVIALLASGIGPGDEVITSPFTFFATAEAVSQVGAVPVFVDVEPDSFNLNPQRVEEAITPRTKAILPVHLFGQPADMNRLTDLAEEHGLRLIEDAAQAFGARWQGRMAGSFGDAGCFSFFPSKNLGAFGDGGLLVTDQEELAERAAMLRTHGSKKKYMNESLGYNSRLDELQAAILRIKLPYLDEWNQARREAAGLYRELLQDVEGVLLPSVREEAEHVYHQFTLRVQGGKRDELKARLDEAGIGSMIYYPLPVHQLPVYRHLQLHLPVAEQLSQEVLSIPIWPHMEEAVQAYVAGQVQHALQI, encoded by the coding sequence ATGGAACCTAGTGTACTGAGCTCTTATCCGGGACGAATTCCGGCGCTTGACCTGACCGCTGAAACGCAGCGGCTGAAGCCGCAGCTGATGGCGGCCATCGAAGAGGTGCTGGATCGCGGAACCTTTATTATGGGGCCTAATGTGAAGGCATTTGAACAGGAGGCCGCCGATTATCTCGGTGTGCGCTATGCTGTCAGCATGAATTCGGGGACCGACGCGCTGGTCATCGCCCTCTTGGCGTCCGGCATTGGGCCGGGGGATGAGGTGATTACGTCTCCCTTCACCTTCTTTGCTACTGCAGAAGCGGTCAGTCAGGTCGGAGCTGTTCCCGTCTTCGTCGACGTGGAACCGGATTCGTTCAATCTGAACCCGCAGCGGGTGGAGGAGGCGATTACTCCTCGGACCAAAGCGATTCTGCCCGTGCACCTGTTCGGCCAACCGGCGGATATGAACCGCCTGACGGATCTGGCAGAGGAGCATGGGCTCCGGCTCATTGAGGATGCGGCCCAGGCTTTCGGCGCCAGATGGCAGGGCCGCATGGCCGGCTCCTTTGGAGATGCGGGATGCTTTTCCTTTTTTCCATCCAAAAATTTAGGGGCATTCGGAGACGGAGGCCTGCTCGTTACGGATCAGGAGGAACTTGCGGAGCGGGCCGCCATGCTGCGAACCCACGGCTCCAAGAAGAAATATATGAATGAGAGCCTTGGCTACAATTCTCGGCTGGATGAGCTGCAGGCCGCGATTCTGCGCATCAAGCTGCCTTACCTCGACGAGTGGAACCAAGCCCGGCGAGAGGCGGCCGGTCTCTACCGGGAGCTTCTACAGGATGTGGAGGGGGTCCTTCTCCCGAGTGTCCGGGAAGAGGCGGAGCATGTCTACCATCAATTCACCCTGCGGGTCCAGGGAGGCAAACGCGATGAGCTGAAGGCGCGTCTGGACGAGGCAGGGATCGGCAGTATGATCTATTATCCGCTGCCTGTGCACCAGCTTCCGGTCTACCGCCATCTGCAGCTGCATCTTCCCGTGGCGGAGCAGCTGTCACAGGAGGTGCTGTCGATCCCGATCTGGCCGCATATGGAGGAGGCCGTCCAAGCCTATGTTGCAGGTCAGGTTCAACACGCGCTGCAAATCTGA